A single genomic interval of Flavobacteriales bacterium harbors:
- a CDS encoding DNA repair protein RecO, producing the protein MLHTTKALVLRTIRHTDSTLVLKAYTEAFGLRSYLVRTPKSARRPGTAALLQPLTRLELVVDERADRDLHQVREMRLRRPYLRVPGDALRTALLLFMQELLARTLREEAGDVGLWSFLEEALELLDTAGDVRDLPVRFVLGYAAVLGFAPAPPEKELPYFDLVEGRFAGQLPLHAQAIAPPLTAVFAAWLPGSLDDPAPMAMAAGQRRELLDVLLRYVRLHVPGAQELRSPDVLHQVLG; encoded by the coding sequence ATGCTGCACACCACCAAGGCCCTGGTGCTGCGCACCATCCGCCACACCGACAGCACCCTGGTGCTGAAGGCCTACACCGAGGCGTTCGGGCTGCGGAGCTATCTGGTGCGAACGCCGAAGAGCGCACGGCGCCCCGGCACCGCTGCGCTCCTGCAGCCCCTCACCCGTCTGGAACTGGTGGTGGACGAGCGGGCCGACCGCGACCTGCATCAGGTGCGGGAGATGAGGCTCCGCCGGCCCTACCTGCGCGTGCCCGGGGATGCCCTGCGCACCGCCCTGCTGCTCTTCATGCAGGAGCTGCTCGCCCGCACCCTGCGGGAGGAGGCCGGTGATGTCGGGCTCTGGTCCTTTCTGGAGGAGGCGTTGGAGCTGCTGGACACGGCCGGCGATGTGCGCGACCTGCCCGTGCGCTTCGTGCTCGGGTACGCCGCCGTCCTGGGCTTCGCCCCCGCACCACCGGAGAAGGAGCTGCCCTATTTCGACCTGGTCGAAGGACGCTTTGCAGGGCAGCTGCCCCTGCACGCCCAGGCGATCGCCCCGCCGCTCACCGCCGTGTTCGCGGCGTGGCTGCCGGGTTCATTGGACGATCCCGCGCCGATGGCCATGGCCGCCGGTCAACGCCGGGAGCTGTTGGATGTGCTGCTGCGCTATGTGCGGCTGCACGTGCCCGGCGCCCAGGAGCTGCGCTCGCCGGATGTGCTGCACCAGGTGCTTGGGTGA
- a CDS encoding glutamate--tRNA ligase — MSVRVRFAPSPTGPLHMGGVRTALYNVLFARKHGGQFLLRIEDTDQQRFVPGAEAYIREALDWCGLTPDESPWTGGPDGPYRQSERKAMYRQYAEQLLAADKAYYAFDTPEELEAMRARLQAAGVAAPAYNAVTREHMKNSLSLSADEVKARLDAGEPYVVRLKVPRHQEVRFEDLIRGWVVVHSANIDDKVLFKSDGMPTYHLANIVDDHLMRITHVIRGEEWLPSAPLHVLLYEAFGWERPAFAHLPLILKPDGNGKLSKRDGDRLGFPVFPLDWHDPSSGEKSSGYRERGYYPEAFINMLALLGWNPGGDQELMSMAEMTALFDLGRVHKGGARFDPEKTKWFNQQYLRRQPDAVLGGQLLERLRTAKGIDTTADRATHAAALLKERATFVDDMLEGLYLFTEGSPLTGNAEAEAELRKRWKSEAAPALEAYIAKLEGMAELTPATLEAAFNDVLAAQGLKVGQVMPLYRLFVAGRMQGPGMFDVSVLLGRNEVVARLKAGLEHCRAWD, encoded by the coding sequence ATGTCCGTTCGAGTTCGCTTCGCCCCCAGCCCCACCGGCCCCCTGCACATGGGCGGTGTGCGCACGGCCCTGTACAACGTCCTGTTCGCCCGTAAGCACGGCGGGCAGTTCCTGCTCCGCATCGAGGACACCGACCAGCAGCGCTTCGTGCCGGGTGCCGAGGCGTACATCCGCGAAGCGCTGGACTGGTGCGGGCTGACCCCGGACGAGAGCCCGTGGACGGGCGGGCCGGACGGTCCATACCGCCAGAGCGAGCGCAAGGCGATGTACCGGCAGTACGCCGAGCAGCTCCTCGCCGCGGACAAGGCCTACTACGCCTTCGACACGCCCGAGGAACTGGAGGCCATGCGGGCCCGCCTTCAGGCCGCCGGTGTGGCGGCCCCGGCCTACAACGCGGTGACCCGCGAACACATGAAGAACTCCCTCAGTCTGAGCGCGGACGAGGTGAAGGCCCGCCTCGATGCCGGTGAGCCTTATGTGGTGCGTCTGAAGGTGCCGCGTCACCAGGAAGTACGCTTCGAGGACCTGATCCGCGGATGGGTGGTGGTGCACAGCGCCAACATCGACGACAAGGTGCTATTCAAGAGCGACGGCATGCCCACCTACCATCTGGCCAACATCGTGGACGACCACCTCATGCGGATCACGCATGTGATCCGCGGGGAGGAGTGGCTGCCCAGCGCACCCCTGCATGTGCTGCTCTACGAGGCCTTCGGGTGGGAGCGTCCCGCCTTCGCCCACCTGCCGCTGATCCTGAAGCCCGACGGCAACGGCAAGCTCAGCAAGCGCGACGGCGATCGCCTCGGCTTCCCGGTGTTCCCGCTCGACTGGCACGACCCCTCCAGCGGTGAGAAGAGCAGCGGCTACCGCGAGCGCGGCTACTACCCCGAGGCCTTCATCAACATGCTGGCCCTGCTGGGCTGGAACCCTGGCGGCGATCAGGAGCTCATGAGCATGGCCGAGATGACCGCTCTGTTCGATCTGGGTCGGGTGCACAAGGGCGGCGCCCGCTTCGATCCGGAGAAGACCAAGTGGTTCAATCAGCAATACCTGCGCAGGCAGCCCGATGCCGTGCTGGGCGGGCAGCTGCTCGAACGCCTGAGGACCGCGAAGGGCATCGACACCACTGCGGACCGGGCCACGCACGCCGCCGCCCTGCTGAAGGAGCGCGCCACCTTCGTGGACGACATGCTCGAGGGGCTGTACCTGTTCACGGAGGGCTCGCCGCTGACGGGTAACGCAGAGGCCGAGGCGGAGCTGCGGAAACGCTGGAAGAGCGAGGCCGCCCCGGCGCTCGAGGCCTACATCGCCAAGCTTGAAGGCATGGCCGAGCTGACGCCCGCCACCCTGGAGGCCGCCTTCAACGACGTGCTCGCCGCCCAGGGCCTCAAGGTGGGCCAGGTGATGCCGCTGTACCGCCTGTTCGTGGCGGGCCGCATGCAAGGGCCGGGCATGTTCGATGTGAGCGTGTTGCTGGGCCGCAACGAAGTGGTGGCCCGCCTGAAGGCCGGACTGGAGCACTGCCGCGCATGGGACTGA
- a CDS encoding T9SS type A sorting domain-containing protein encodes MVIHNGRLVVGGGFSSFLGNVRNNLQGWDGQNHHNYVGAFTGPSQHVRALQIFNGELVAAGNDASLGHVARWDGATWQSLGGGLNSTVVALCQHGGDLVAATSGHQVYRLVGGTWQTLGQAFDADVSALASHGGELYAAGGFVQDANSIPFRRLVRWDGSAWQEVGGGLNGAARGLLSTNAGLVVAGGFTSDMAGTLVLPLWTIWDGVSFSEPTVSLPGATLLNAVCAHPAEGFLLAGIQEAFWVRDQQAFRIRFSNLRAALAFGGRNLLGGLEGRSYATSRLVAELAEGVDEAYLDVNEVKAMITPSTNFFNRDGAPQYEVPQGSGTHAVFSSSPWICGREQGIFQVAAPRFDAVVAPQAGPYATVMDESFLAKYHQVWKVDIQMIMDHFQHWNDPGYIIPHAIATWPGNGEVGNGEPAQLAPFADLDADGIYEPQNGEHPAFPGTQAVYSILHAEQAINNIHPLIPVDLHVMHYAYDAPNDPVLSNSTMASVTFVNRGATDYEDVRMGVFTDFDLGHFEDDHVGCDSLRSIAYVYNGDALDESSVSGPGYGTDPPAQGVVLLNASLSAHRALTNSALLPAPTMEDMFYGLDIGQPFTQLGYPSHLEYPGGSWTEASAGNPPGDRRSVATIGPFTLDAGEGVCLDLAYVHARASGGGPSASVDSLLVRAEAVRTWYAGTLGCAASQGGGQSVVGPEAAQVVIYPNPAEDWVTLEFDRSVAGSMVQLLDLTGRVLLHEQMQGARHELSTRDLAAGTYHVRMVGPGRIVSATLLVAH; translated from the coding sequence ATGGTCATCCATAACGGACGGCTTGTCGTGGGTGGGGGATTCAGCAGTTTCCTTGGGAATGTCCGTAACAACCTACAGGGTTGGGATGGTCAGAACCACCACAATTATGTTGGTGCGTTCACCGGCCCATCCCAGCATGTGCGTGCACTGCAGATCTTCAACGGTGAGCTTGTGGCGGCCGGGAACGATGCCAGCCTAGGCCATGTGGCGCGATGGGATGGTGCGACCTGGCAGTCGCTCGGCGGCGGGCTCAACAGTACGGTCGTGGCCTTATGTCAGCATGGAGGCGACCTAGTAGCAGCCACCAGTGGGCACCAGGTGTATCGCTTGGTGGGCGGCACCTGGCAGACTCTGGGTCAGGCCTTCGATGCGGATGTGAGCGCACTGGCGTCCCATGGCGGTGAACTCTACGCGGCGGGTGGCTTCGTACAGGATGCGAACAGCATCCCTTTCCGGCGACTGGTACGTTGGGATGGGTCCGCTTGGCAGGAAGTGGGTGGTGGGCTCAACGGCGCGGCGCGCGGTCTGCTTTCCACCAATGCAGGACTGGTGGTGGCCGGCGGATTCACGAGCGACATGGCTGGAACGCTCGTTCTGCCCTTGTGGACCATCTGGGACGGCGTTTCATTCAGTGAGCCGACCGTCTCGTTGCCCGGTGCTACTCTTTTGAACGCGGTCTGCGCGCATCCCGCAGAGGGATTTCTATTGGCCGGTATTCAGGAAGCGTTCTGGGTGCGGGATCAACAGGCCTTTCGGATCCGCTTCAGCAACCTGCGGGCGGCGCTGGCTTTTGGTGGACGGAACCTGCTCGGCGGATTGGAAGGCCGGTCGTACGCCACATCGCGCTTGGTGGCCGAGTTGGCGGAGGGGGTGGACGAAGCCTATTTAGATGTGAATGAAGTGAAGGCCATGATCACCCCGTCAACCAATTTCTTCAACCGCGATGGGGCGCCTCAGTACGAAGTTCCCCAAGGGAGCGGGACCCACGCCGTGTTTTCTTCGTCGCCGTGGATTTGCGGGCGGGAACAAGGGATATTCCAGGTGGCGGCACCTAGGTTCGATGCTGTGGTCGCACCCCAGGCCGGACCGTATGCTACGGTGATGGACGAGTCATTCTTGGCGAAGTACCATCAAGTGTGGAAGGTGGATATACAGATGATCATGGACCACTTCCAGCACTGGAACGATCCCGGCTACATCATTCCGCATGCCATCGCCACTTGGCCAGGCAATGGCGAAGTGGGGAATGGGGAACCGGCACAACTGGCGCCGTTTGCCGACCTGGATGCCGATGGTATCTACGAACCACAGAACGGCGAACATCCCGCATTCCCTGGTACACAAGCGGTGTACAGTATACTGCATGCGGAGCAGGCGATCAACAACATTCATCCGCTTATCCCAGTGGATCTGCATGTGATGCATTATGCCTATGATGCACCGAACGACCCCGTGCTCAGCAACAGCACCATGGCCTCGGTGACCTTCGTGAACCGCGGTGCAACCGACTACGAAGATGTCCGCATGGGGGTGTTTACCGACTTCGACCTCGGCCACTTTGAGGATGATCATGTGGGGTGCGACTCGTTGCGGAGCATCGCATATGTCTACAACGGGGATGCGCTCGATGAGAGCAGCGTGAGCGGACCGGGCTACGGTACGGACCCGCCCGCCCAAGGGGTCGTGTTGTTGAACGCCTCGCTCAGCGCGCATCGGGCGTTGACAAACTCCGCGCTCTTGCCTGCTCCCACAATGGAGGACATGTTCTACGGGCTGGACATCGGGCAGCCGTTCACGCAGTTGGGCTACCCCAGCCATTTGGAGTACCCTGGAGGGTCGTGGACCGAAGCCAGTGCAGGCAACCCGCCTGGTGATCGACGGAGCGTGGCTACCATTGGGCCTTTCACCCTGGATGCCGGGGAGGGAGTGTGCCTGGACCTGGCATATGTGCATGCGCGGGCAAGTGGAGGAGGCCCGTCCGCCAGCGTGGACAGTCTCCTGGTGCGTGCCGAGGCGGTGCGCACCTGGTACGCCGGCACCCTGGGCTGTGCGGCCTCGCAGGGCGGCGGACAGTCCGTGGTTGGGCCTGAAGCGGCTCAGGTCGTCATATACCCCAATCCGGCGGAGGACTGGGTGACCCTGGAGTTCGACCGATCAGTTGCCGGAAGCATGGTGCAGCTGCTCGATCTCACGGGCCGCGTGCTTCTGCATGAGCAGATGCAGGGTGCACGACACGAGCTCTCCACGCGTGACCTCGCAGCGGGCACCTACCACGTGCGCATGGTCGGCCCGGGCCGAATTGTCTCCGCCACACTGCTGGTGGCCCACTGA
- a CDS encoding LysM peptidoglycan-binding domain-containing protein: MMNVLRHPTGSGIALRLAALLCAALPLAIAAQPAEDAPPLPADDPVLQRLDDLAHLPWVMNDRFTADTAALNLHGFPAHAVPGYPPEEMRRRLTVLDHRTPFALTYNSVVQSYIDLYAVRKREQTSRMLGLAQLYFPVFEEALERHGLPHELKYLAVVESALHPGARSSAAAVGLWQFIVGTGKLYGLRVDSYVDERSDVYKSTEAACRYLKDLHRIFGDWEMALAAYNCGPGNVNKAIRRSGGRMDYWEVYDHLPRETRGYVPAFIAVNYIFEHAADHNLYPIAPNFCAYEVDTVQVCYPLTMADLARFTGSDETMLRELNPVFKQGFVPDPDQPVTLYMPRDIVGAFIDREDSLRYRYLAGMATPVAPQAAAAAPQELVVRTHVVRSGESLGLIASRNGVTVAQLKAWNDLRGDRIKPGQRLRIERRVTATAEQRPTTAAPAQAEAPRKPSVEDYIYHTVQPGDTLWGIAQRYPGVTVEDLKRLNQGLNSKQLAPGKKIKVAKQQG; the protein is encoded by the coding sequence ATGATGAACGTCCTTCGCCACCCGACGGGATCCGGCATCGCCCTGCGCTTGGCGGCGCTGCTGTGCGCGGCCCTGCCCCTGGCGATCGCCGCCCAACCGGCCGAGGATGCCCCTCCGCTGCCGGCGGACGACCCGGTGTTGCAGCGCTTGGACGACCTGGCCCACCTGCCCTGGGTGATGAACGACCGCTTCACGGCCGACACCGCCGCCCTCAACCTGCATGGCTTCCCCGCCCACGCGGTGCCCGGCTACCCGCCCGAGGAGATGCGCAGGCGCCTTACCGTGCTGGACCACCGCACTCCGTTCGCCCTCACGTACAACAGTGTGGTGCAGTCATACATCGATCTGTACGCGGTGCGCAAGCGGGAGCAGACGAGCCGCATGCTGGGCCTGGCCCAGCTCTACTTCCCGGTGTTCGAGGAGGCGTTGGAGCGTCACGGCCTGCCGCATGAACTGAAGTACCTGGCCGTGGTGGAGAGCGCCCTGCATCCTGGCGCCCGCAGCAGCGCCGCCGCCGTGGGCCTCTGGCAGTTCATCGTGGGCACCGGCAAGCTCTACGGCCTGCGCGTGGACAGCTACGTGGATGAACGCAGCGACGTGTACAAGAGCACCGAGGCCGCCTGCCGCTACCTGAAGGACCTCCACCGCATCTTCGGCGATTGGGAGATGGCCCTGGCCGCTTACAACTGCGGGCCCGGCAACGTGAACAAGGCCATCCGTCGCAGCGGCGGCCGCATGGACTACTGGGAGGTGTACGACCACCTGCCGCGCGAGACACGCGGCTACGTGCCGGCCTTCATTGCCGTCAACTACATCTTCGAGCACGCGGCCGACCACAACCTCTATCCGATCGCGCCCAACTTCTGCGCCTACGAGGTGGACACCGTGCAGGTATGCTACCCGCTGACCATGGCCGACCTGGCGCGGTTCACCGGTTCGGACGAAACGATGCTGCGCGAGCTCAACCCGGTGTTCAAGCAGGGCTTCGTGCCCGACCCCGACCAGCCGGTGACACTGTACATGCCGCGCGACATCGTGGGCGCCTTCATCGACCGGGAGGACAGCCTGCGGTACCGCTACCTCGCGGGCATGGCCACGCCTGTGGCGCCGCAGGCCGCCGCGGCCGCTCCACAGGAGCTCGTGGTGCGCACCCATGTGGTCCGGAGCGGCGAATCCCTGGGGCTGATCGCCTCGCGCAATGGGGTCACCGTGGCGCAGTTGAAAGCCTGGAACGACCTGCGCGGCGACCGGATCAAGCCCGGGCAGCGGCTCCGGATCGAACGCAGGGTGACGGCCACCGCCGAACAGCGCCCCACCACGGCCGCACCGGCCCAGGCCGAAGCGCCGCGCAAGCCTTCGGTGGAGGACTACATCTACCACACCGTGCAACCGGGCGATACGCTCTGGGGCATCGCGCAGCGCTATCCGGGGGTGACGGTGGAGGACCTCAAGCGGCTGAACCAGGGGCTCAACTCCAAGCAACTGGCCCCGGGCAAGAAGATCAAAGTGGCGAAGCAGCAGGGCTGA
- the pdxA gene encoding 4-hydroxythreonine-4-phosphate dehydrogenase PdxA: MSTERRPVRVGISCGDLQGIGIEVVLKTFEDARMLQELTPVLYASAKAVSLHRKQLGLEEVQFHRVNDASDALPRKLNLVNLWDDELPLELGRPSGPLATYAIRSLEAATQDLAAGKVDVLVTAPIDKHSMEAAGFAYPGHTEFLAHVAGVDQVLMVLVADGLRVGTVTGHIPLKDVAAAITTDRILTKARLFHQSLLRDFGIATPRLAVLGLNPHAGDGGTLGSEDRERILPAVRQLVAEGITAMGPYAADGFFGSGAYRHFDGVLAMYHDQGLAPFKALSFGHGVNYTAGLPIVRTSPDHGTGLDIAGQGVADEGSFRHAVWLAVDVLRAREHFKTVGANPLQPQKREKERKERA, from the coding sequence ATGAGCACCGAACGCCGCCCCGTCCGCGTGGGCATCAGCTGTGGCGACCTGCAGGGCATCGGCATCGAAGTGGTGCTGAAGACCTTCGAGGATGCCCGCATGCTGCAGGAACTGACACCCGTGCTCTATGCTTCGGCCAAGGCCGTGAGCCTGCACCGCAAACAGCTCGGTCTGGAGGAGGTGCAGTTCCACCGCGTGAACGATGCGTCCGACGCGCTGCCCCGCAAGCTGAACCTGGTGAACCTGTGGGACGATGAGCTCCCGCTGGAGCTGGGCCGCCCCAGCGGACCGCTCGCCACCTACGCCATCCGCAGCCTGGAGGCCGCCACACAGGACCTGGCCGCCGGGAAGGTGGACGTGCTGGTCACCGCGCCCATCGACAAGCACAGCATGGAGGCCGCCGGCTTCGCCTATCCCGGACACACCGAGTTCCTGGCCCATGTGGCCGGGGTGGACCAGGTGCTGATGGTGCTGGTGGCCGACGGCCTGCGCGTGGGCACCGTCACCGGCCACATCCCGCTGAAGGATGTGGCCGCGGCCATCACCACCGACCGCATCCTCACCAAGGCCCGCCTCTTCCACCAGAGCCTGCTGCGCGACTTCGGCATCGCCACCCCGCGCCTGGCCGTGCTGGGCCTGAACCCGCACGCGGGCGATGGCGGCACCCTGGGCAGCGAGGACCGCGAGCGCATCCTGCCCGCCGTGCGCCAGCTGGTGGCCGAGGGCATCACCGCCATGGGCCCCTACGCTGCCGACGGCTTCTTCGGCAGCGGTGCGTACCGGCATTTCGATGGCGTGCTGGCCATGTACCACGATCAGGGGCTTGCGCCCTTCAAGGCGCTGAGCTTCGGCCACGGGGTCAACTACACCGCCGGCCTGCCCATCGTGCGCACCAGCCCCGACCACGGCACCGGGCTGGACATCGCCGGCCAGGGCGTGGCCGATGAAGGCAGCTTCCGCCACGCGGTATGGCTCGCCGTGGACGTGTTGCGCGCCCGCGAGCACTTCAAGACCGTCGGCGCCAACCCCCTGCAGCCGCAGAAGCGCGAGAAGGAGCGCAAGGAGAGGGCCTGA
- a CDS encoding DUF3179 domain-containing protein gives MRPLLLFAGCLLLIIPEFLRVYFIMPFPGSQEDVATDLRQVNLAYWLHHNVWWLRLLGLALVAGPSLHYLRNGGWLKRIAVLLPLALAATVFTLFNFRFMADTMFLPVEHKVMAAVTQDAGEANDLVLAVERNGEARAYPIELIGYHHQVLDTIGGEAVMITYCTVCRTGRAFSPVVNGQPETFRLVGMDHFNALFEDSRTGSWWRQVNGECIAGPLKGAVLAEVPCMQMTRGAFARFHQQGLVMQPDPAFTKEYEGLKDYDEGTMASSLEGRDTASWQPKSWVVGVVHKGVARAYDWNELVRDTIIGDTLGGDSVLLTHGPGPLDCSAFGIKLVEIIEDQATGEVQRLFEQNNIPINQEFWHSWRTFHPNTTRYEAK, from the coding sequence ATGCGTCCGCTGCTCCTGTTTGCAGGCTGCCTCCTGCTCATCATACCCGAGTTCCTGAGGGTCTACTTCATCATGCCCTTCCCCGGCAGCCAGGAGGATGTGGCCACGGACCTGCGGCAGGTGAACCTCGCCTACTGGCTGCACCACAACGTGTGGTGGCTGCGGCTGCTGGGTCTGGCGCTGGTGGCGGGCCCCTCGCTTCACTACCTGCGGAACGGCGGCTGGCTGAAGCGCATCGCGGTGCTGCTGCCGCTGGCCCTGGCCGCCACCGTGTTCACCCTGTTCAACTTCAGGTTCATGGCCGACACGATGTTCCTGCCGGTGGAGCACAAGGTGATGGCGGCTGTGACACAGGACGCTGGCGAAGCGAACGACCTGGTGCTCGCGGTGGAACGCAACGGTGAGGCCCGTGCTTACCCCATCGAGCTCATCGGCTACCACCACCAGGTGCTCGACACCATCGGCGGTGAGGCGGTGATGATCACCTACTGCACCGTGTGCCGCACGGGCCGCGCCTTCAGCCCGGTGGTGAACGGCCAGCCGGAGACCTTCCGCCTGGTGGGCATGGACCATTTCAACGCGCTATTCGAGGACAGCCGCACGGGCAGCTGGTGGCGGCAGGTGAACGGGGAGTGCATCGCGGGCCCGCTGAAGGGCGCCGTGCTGGCCGAGGTGCCGTGCATGCAGATGACGCGCGGCGCGTTCGCACGTTTTCACCAGCAAGGACTGGTGATGCAGCCCGATCCTGCGTTCACCAAGGAATATGAAGGGCTGAAAGACTACGACGAGGGCACCATGGCTTCCTCGCTCGAAGGCCGCGACACCGCAAGCTGGCAGCCGAAGAGTTGGGTGGTGGGGGTGGTGCATAAAGGCGTGGCGCGGGCGTATGATTGGAATGAGCTTGTACGAGACACCATTATCGGCGACACACTTGGAGGAGACAGCGTCCTATTAACCCATGGTCCTGGACCACTCGACTGTTCCGCATTCGGTATCAAGTTGGTCGAGATCATCGAGGACCAAGCGACCGGAGAGGTACAGAGACTGTTCGAGCAGAACAACATCCCGATCAACCAAGAATTCTGGCACAGCTGGCGCACCTTCCACCCCAACACCACGCGGTACGAAGCGAAGTGA
- the folB gene encoding dihydroneopterin aldolase, whose amino-acid sequence MGLIEVNGIRVFAYHGCLEEEARIGGRYRVDVHVQGDLARAEASDALGDTIDYGRITALVKEAMAQRSRLIEHVGRRILHALQREWPGPYRWRVRVEKEAPPVNGDVDHVAYTVEG is encoded by the coding sequence ATGGGACTGATCGAGGTGAACGGCATCCGGGTGTTCGCCTACCACGGCTGCCTGGAGGAGGAGGCCCGCATCGGCGGTCGATACCGTGTGGACGTGCACGTGCAGGGCGATCTGGCGCGGGCCGAGGCCAGCGATGCCCTGGGCGACACCATCGATTATGGCCGCATCACCGCGCTGGTGAAGGAGGCGATGGCCCAGCGCAGCCGCCTGATCGAGCATGTGGGCCGCCGCATCCTGCACGCGCTGCAGCGCGAATGGCCGGGTCCGTACCGCTGGCGCGTGCGTGTGGAGAAGGAGGCCCCGCCGGTGAACGGCGATGTGGACCACGTGGCGTACACGGTGGAGGGTTAG
- a CDS encoding S9 family peptidase — translation MTAPQPPTAAREPHAITTHGHTRQDPYFWMRLSEAQREAAEPDAHTRRVVAHLEAENAYTDAMLGPVNTLREDLFREMKARIKETDLSVPYRENGYWYNHRYEEGREYAIHMRAPVGPDRDRVPETFTDIFDENAMAEGQEYFDLGDYEPSPDNRLAAYSVDTVGRRQYGIRFRDLGTGHDLPDVITNTSGGGAWADDRTFFYTRKDRTLRSYKVFRHVLGTDPKQDVEVYHEKDPAFSCEVYRSRSDRFVIITTESTLASEHWLLPVDRPLDAFTPFLPREEEHEHSVFHVPAHDGTPGHWYILTNWEARNFRLMRCAEADHAHKDRWAEVIPHREEVLLEDVDLFRDHLVVSERREGLTHLRVRRLSTGAEHEIAFHDPAYVTYTGTNPEWDTHLLRYGYTSLTTPSGVYQHDMNAGTDTLLKQQEVLGTFRAEDYTSERTWATASDGTRVPVSLVYHNGTARNGTAPTLLYGYGSYGISMEPTFSSARLSLLDRGFVFAIAHVRGGEELGRAWYENGRMEHKMNTFTDFIACAEHLVKERYADPARLFAMGGSAGGLLMGVVVNLRPDLWKGIVAEVPFVDVVTTMLDDSIPLTTGEFDEWGDPKEEVAYRRMLSYSPYDNVKDAAYPAMLVTTGFHDSQVQYWEPAKWVARLRDHQQGAAPILLHTNMDAGHGGASGRFERLKEVALDYAFVLWQAVQAEAK, via the coding sequence ATGACCGCACCACAGCCTCCCACAGCCGCGCGCGAACCGCACGCCATCACCACGCACGGCCATACGCGCCAGGACCCCTATTTCTGGATGCGCCTCTCCGAGGCCCAGCGTGAGGCGGCCGAGCCCGATGCCCACACACGCCGTGTGGTGGCCCACCTGGAGGCGGAGAACGCCTACACCGATGCGATGCTCGGCCCGGTGAACACCCTGCGCGAGGACCTCTTCAGGGAGATGAAGGCCCGCATCAAGGAGACCGACCTCAGCGTGCCCTATCGGGAGAACGGCTACTGGTACAACCATCGCTACGAGGAGGGTCGTGAATATGCGATCCACATGCGGGCGCCGGTGGGGCCCGACCGCGACCGCGTGCCGGAGACGTTCACCGACATCTTCGACGAGAACGCGATGGCCGAGGGCCAGGAATACTTCGATCTGGGCGACTATGAGCCAAGCCCGGACAACCGGCTTGCGGCCTACAGTGTGGATACCGTGGGACGGCGGCAGTACGGCATCCGGTTCCGCGACCTCGGCACCGGACACGACCTGCCTGACGTGATCACCAACACCAGCGGTGGTGGGGCCTGGGCCGATGACCGCACCTTTTTCTACACACGCAAGGACCGCACCCTGCGCAGCTACAAGGTGTTCCGACATGTCCTGGGCACCGATCCCAAGCAGGACGTGGAGGTATACCACGAGAAGGACCCGGCCTTCAGTTGCGAAGTGTACCGCAGCCGCAGCGACCGCTTCGTGATCATCACCACCGAGAGCACGCTGGCCAGCGAGCACTGGCTGCTGCCGGTGGACCGTCCGCTGGATGCCTTCACGCCGTTCCTGCCGCGCGAGGAGGAGCACGAGCACAGCGTCTTCCATGTGCCGGCGCACGATGGCACACCGGGCCATTGGTACATCCTCACCAACTGGGAGGCCAGGAACTTCCGGCTGATGCGCTGCGCGGAAGCGGACCACGCGCACAAGGATCGCTGGGCCGAGGTGATCCCCCACCGGGAGGAGGTGCTGCTGGAGGACGTGGACCTGTTCCGCGACCATCTGGTGGTGAGCGAACGCCGCGAGGGCCTCACCCACCTGCGGGTGCGCCGCCTGAGCACGGGCGCCGAGCACGAGATCGCCTTTCATGATCCGGCCTACGTCACCTACACGGGCACGAACCCGGAGTGGGACACCCATCTGCTGCGGTACGGCTACACGAGCCTGACCACGCCGAGCGGCGTGTACCAGCACGACATGAACGCCGGTACGGACACCCTGCTCAAGCAGCAGGAGGTGCTGGGCACCTTCCGCGCGGAGGATTACACCAGCGAACGCACCTGGGCCACCGCGTCGGACGGCACGCGCGTGCCGGTGAGCCTCGTGTACCACAACGGCACCGCGCGCAACGGCACCGCGCCCACGCTCCTATACGGTTACGGCAGCTACGGCATCAGCATGGAGCCCACCTTCAGCAGCGCCCGCCTCAGCTTGTTGGACCGGGGTTTCGTGTTCGCCATCGCCCATGTGCGCGGTGGCGAGGAGCTCGGCCGCGCCTGGTACGAGAACGGCCGCATGGAGCACAAGATGAACACCTTCACGGACTTCATCGCCTGCGCCGAGCATCTGGTGAAGGAACGTTACGCCGACCCCGCCCGCCTGTTCGCCATGGGCGGCAGTGCGGGAGGCCTGCTGATGGGCGTGGTGGTGAATCTCCGGCCCGACCTGTGGAAGGGCATCGTGGCCGAGGTGCCCTTCGTGGACGTCGTGACCACGATGCTCGATGACAGCATCCCGCTCACCACCGGTGAGTTCGACGAGTGGGGCGATCCCAAGGAGGAGGTGGCCTACCGGCGGATGCTCTCCTATTCACCCTACGACAATGTGAAGGATGCGGCCTACCCCGCCATGCTCGTCACCACCGGCTTCCACGACAGCCAAGTGCAATACTGGGAGCCCGCCAAGTGGGTGGCCCGTCTGCGCGACCATCAGCAGGGCGCTGCGCCGATCCTGCTGCACACCAACATGGACGCCGGCCATGGCGGGGCCAGCGGGCGCTTCGAGCGGCTGAAGGAAGTGGCCCTGGACTACGCGTTCGTCCTCTGGCAGGCCGTGCAAGCGGAAGCGAAGTGA